A section of the Ruania halotolerans genome encodes:
- a CDS encoding carbohydrate ABC transporter permease, with translation MTAPTLDSRRSPSTPGDPPERTVLPSVRRVRRRNSILRHSGLILFGLFMLYPLAWMAVSAFKPGYLVLTDPSLIPTELTLENFRNGWYVGNLSFLVFFGNSFVVAGSAIIGNLISCSLTAYALARLNFRARKVYFGIVLASVMLPMHATMIPQYIIFSELDLVNTFIPLVLPKFLATDAFFIFLMVQFIRGIPRELDQAAFVDGAGPFRTFWYIILPLMKPALITTTIFTFIWTWNDFFGQLIYLTDTSVYTVPIALNALVDSQSNQGVGTLMAMSLLSLVPILCFFAFAQKYLIRGIATTGLK, from the coding sequence ATGACCGCTCCCACTCTCGACTCCCGACGCTCCCCGAGCACTCCTGGCGACCCACCGGAGCGGACAGTCCTTCCGTCCGTGCGCCGGGTCCGGCGGCGCAACAGCATCCTGCGGCATTCCGGGCTCATCCTGTTCGGGCTCTTCATGCTCTACCCGCTGGCCTGGATGGCGGTGAGCGCGTTCAAACCGGGCTACCTCGTCCTGACTGACCCGAGCCTGATCCCCACTGAACTCACCCTGGAGAACTTCCGCAACGGCTGGTACGTCGGGAACCTCTCGTTCCTGGTGTTCTTCGGCAACTCGTTCGTGGTGGCCGGCAGCGCGATCATCGGCAACCTGATCTCGTGCTCGCTGACCGCTTACGCCTTGGCGCGCCTGAACTTCCGGGCGCGCAAGGTCTACTTCGGGATCGTGCTGGCCTCGGTGATGCTGCCCATGCACGCGACGATGATCCCGCAGTACATCATCTTCTCCGAGCTGGACCTGGTGAACACGTTCATCCCGCTGGTGCTGCCGAAGTTCCTGGCCACCGATGCCTTCTTCATCTTCTTGATGGTGCAGTTCATCCGCGGCATCCCGCGTGAGCTCGATCAGGCCGCGTTCGTGGACGGGGCCGGACCGTTCCGGACCTTCTGGTACATCATCCTGCCGCTGATGAAGCCCGCGCTGATCACCACCACGATCTTCACCTTCATCTGGACCTGGAACGACTTCTTCGGCCAGCTGATCTACCTCACCGATACCTCGGTGTACACGGTGCCGATCGCGCTGAACGCGTTGGTGGACTCGCAATCGAACCAGGGAGTGGGCACGCTGATGGCGATGTCGTTGCTCTCCTTGGTGCCGATCCTGTGCTTCTTCGCCTTCGCGCAGAAGTACCTGATTCGCGGGATCGCCACCACGGGCTTGAAATGA